The sequence CTTGGCATAGAGGACATAGCCACATTGACCCCCTGTTGATGTCACCTCCCAGCGTTTCTCCTGGCTCCTCCTAAAAACCAAAGTGgtattattatgcacagtaataCTTTATCATCATCTATAAATCAtatgtataatacaatatataaagtattttttatagtcaaagtatatcatttttatttatattcatactatatcatttatctattttttgtattttatattttgcagtCCAAAGTACAATGTACAGTCGATATCCAGTAGCGATGTAAAAATACACTCACGGTTATATTAAATACACAATAGTGGGTTtatatcacaatattttttacaaaatttacagttaaactgaaattcaaataaaagaTTTTCAAACACAAACGACAATTCACAATAACATTTTTGCGGGCAACCTTATGGAACTAATAACACTaagttaactgaaaataaaacaacaaaaaaataaaattaggaAAGGAGTTAAAAGGCTTAACCCTAAGAGAGAACTTCCTAAAGCAGTTAAGTACAACTTGATGCATGTCACGTGTTGtggcagctcaaccaatagAACTAAATGACAAAAATCGCCATGGCTCTACAATACATATCAACATATCTTTGCACTCAAATATCAGATCATATATTTGATCAtccaataacaacaaaaaaatatgatcCTATTAATCCACTTCACtgctttaaataaacattgcaaGACAGTATCTGGATATATCTTTTAACTTCACATCCTATTCATCTATTTAAATATGTTCTTAATAAAGTTTGACACCGAGACTAGTTATTTATATAGGCCACACAATCTGTGCTGCGCACTTAAAATTGTACTCCATGCAAGGCATCAAATCTGATTGAGTGTTGCAGTTCTGTTCTTTCTGCTTTAAGGAGGAACCATCTAGACACAACAAATCTAGACCACTGTTACCGTGGCCTGTTTATAATTTTCTGCTTTTAACTGCATCTAACAGTACTGAAGGTGTCCCATGTTAATCAAAGATGATAACACCCAAAGGAACACCACTAGTATGCATTAATTTATCAATTCTGCAATATATGGGCTATTTACCGTCAGAGGAGGCCTGTGTGTTGACCTTGACTAGTCTACAAAATATGCTGATGTGTGTAAAACAATAATGTGCTCTTTGTCAACGTGTTGTTGCCCCTTGTGAATAATATGACATAGGCTGTAAATAACAGATAATGGGTGCAAACCCCCTGGGAGATGCTTGTGCCAGTAATGTCTCTTTAAAAAATAACCCACATAAATAAATCACAGATTCGTCGACAGCAGGTTAAATTAAGCATCTTAATTTCAAACCAGACGACTTCGTTTTGCTTATGCATGCAAAAGAATGATAGTCATACTGTTTTAGCAGTCCACTGTCAAGTAAGGTAACGTTACACACACCAAATGCCAACAGTGCTTCAATGCCACGCCAATTAGCTTCCCTGCTAGACAGAAAACATGCACTGAATTCCCACCACAAGTAATATCAACTTGTCCTGAAAGTCAAAGACAGACAAACCCACACACCGCGGGACGCTGTCGTTCAAATGCAAGCTAATTCGTCTTCATATAGCCGCCATAACTCTTGATTATTTCGTTAATTAATCCACATCATAATTAGCAAGACCCGTGTGCAGTTGTATCAATTGGAAATGGAGAGAGCTTTAGCCTGCCTCGCTAACGCGCACACTCATACACACTCCAGTCTAATCATGACAAATACTCCATTAAAGTGTATAGCACCGCAGTCTGGTGCCCTAATTACCCCGTTCCAACTTTGATCTGGGCAAAGAGGGCGATTTTCGCGATCCCTTACTTAAATGCTGACGTTAAAACAAAAGGACACTTTTTCCCCCGATAAACATTCGTGGCACTTCACATGGCTAGCCCAGCTAACAACACTCAACAAATTGGTCAACTAATTATGTATCGCGTATCAAGCCGTAAATCGCACATAAACTTCTCAAAAACACGCATTTACAACTTCAAAGGATATAATACATGCGAAAACAATCGTACCGTTCGAGACGCCGCAGCCCAAGTCCTTTTTAATACACTAATTGAATTGTGTAAATAGGCTTTTAGCTCTCCGATGCAAAACCTCGGGCTTGATTAGTTTCTCGCCCCCCTGATTGTGGCCTGTTGGTCGGGCACGGAGACATTCGCCGCCCGCTGCACAGCGGAAATTGAGGCCTACATCGACTAAGCTATTTAATTAATGAATTTGGGTTGCTTCATACAGATGTGTAAAAAAACAAGCCACCCACGGTCCCCTCTCGGCGCTCGACTTACCTGATACCTCGCGTTTCTCAATATAACTTCGTCATTCACTATAAAATGTAGTTATTAAGTGTGTTTTAATAACTGCGGAACGCAGTAATTAACATGGATGAAGCGCATTGCTGCCTAAAAAGAGCGACGTGCAACACAACGAGCTGCGAGAGGGGGTGGTGGGGCCATAATGAGACCGAGGCAGAAAAGTTTGGAATTTAACACTCGAAATGCAACTAAATATACACATTAAAACGCCATGCATCAAATTATCTATCGTGTTTGAAACGTGATTAGGTCCGCATCGCCCCCTCGATCGCAACTTCTTGATCAAATCAGCGTCATCGTCGTTTAATTAACACTAAAGCAATTAGCTAATGCTTTTACCTGCATGGTTGGGACTCCAGCACACGCTTCCTCTCGCTCTTTAAAACTGAAAAgttttctctctcacccgctccctccctcgctcgctcgctcgcccGCTCGccctccctcctctctctcgtTCACTCTTGCATCGCTCTCCACTAGTAAACACGCGACAGCTCCCCCAAAAGCTGACTGCTCACTCTCTCCAAGAATGTTCTTCCTCCCAGTAACGGTTTATTAAATGATTCAACACACCTAAAAGCATGTTGGAACAATGTTGTTTGCAATTAATTAAATATGTTCAACTCTAAACTTTTCGCCTATAAGAGCCCACACATTTAAACAATCAGAAAAAGACATGATAttgtttatataattatataaatgacGAAAATGTCTTTATTCGTTGTGCTCGTATATTACATTTTGTTGCTTATTGCATTATTGCAAATAAAACAGGTCAAAGATATTAGATTAAAGTTAAAAGTCTGCTCTCATGTAAATTTTGTATTGTGTCAGTATCCACGTATGCAAATATACATAATAGCATACCGACTTAGATATGGTAATTACAAAACTGCATAGTGGTTATATAAATCGTGAGGCAGCCTACATGTTTAGCcgaactaataaataaataaatgcttaaATTACTTTGTTGCGTATGCAGTGCGCCTGATGACGCGCAGAACTCAGGGTGTCCGTAAATATGCCTGAATGAAACGGACCCGCAGGACCCTCATGTGTGCACCTTCTGTTCttcttttatttatcattaagtttagttttttttattgtctttttggGTATGTCTCTATTTCTATCCTGACTGGATTTTAACCGCAGCCGTGATGTTAAAGTAATTTCCACTGAATTTAACAACGTATTATGAACCTGTTTGTCAAGGTTCAGACGATATTTGATACAGGCGTGTAATAAAACCTTTATGAGGTACCTGTCTAAACAGCACATTTGTTTATCAAGGATGCGTTTGAAAGCGCAAAAAATGCTGTCTAGCTATGTGGTTCGATTGATTTAGTCACAGCCAGGCGTATTCCGCTGTTATATTGATGTAGAACTTTGCAGTAGGTTGTTTATCCATTAACCAAGTTGTCCAATAGAGTGTGAAGTAACTTAGTTGGTTAAAAGGAGGGCGTTCAACTCACTTGTTCTGGTTTTGTTATTAAATAAGGCAAAATGACTGTAGAGGTGGAGAGGAAATTTGTATGCGATGCAGAAGTTATGGGGAGACTAAAGGATATTGGAGGTGTGTTCAAAACTTTTAGCTCCTTACACGTGAATACATGGGAAATAGTCTACAATTGTGTCAactgcatttgttttatttttgtttgtttgttgacatTATAACATTATTCATCTTTCTATGTCTCTACCCAGCTAAATGCATTGGTCAACGACAGTTTCAAGATAAGTATTTTGACTCTCCTGATTTCATCTTGACGCTACAAGATTTCTGGCTGAGATGTCGAGAGGGATTGTGGGAGATGAAATGCCCTGCGGTTTTAGGGAGTAAACCAGTGAATGAAACGGAGACCTTGTGCACACGATACATAGAGATAACCAGTTTCCCTCTGGTTCAGTCAGAGGTCAGTAGGATAATAAAAGAGCACACTGCAGAAGGGAGTGAATCAAATTCCTCACAAAGGGAACAAATTGACAAAGTTAGAGAAAACGAGGACACAGACAGCTGCCCGGCAGGTGACAAAAAGTGGCTAACTGACCTGAATCTGGTCTGTTTTGCTGAGTTCAAGACAGAGCGTTGTTCCTACATAATGGAGAGAGAAGAAGGTACGGTGCGGGTGGATCTGGATAAGGCTGATTTTGACTATTGTGTAGGGGAGATTGAGGTACTGGTGCCTGAAGGAGGTGAAATTAATGCAGCTGTGCAAAGAATTACAAAGATTGCTGCAGAACTAGGTgagctggtgtgtgtgtggagacTGTCATGTGTATATATTAtgtttctaaaaaataaaagattgaTTGGACGAcaaatgattaaagaaataatcattttatcACATGTGctgcttttgtctttctctgcagGTTTAAGCTGTGAGAAGAAAGTACAGGGGAAAATGGATGTCTACCTACAAAGATATCGACCTGACCACTATACAAAACTTCTTAGTGCTCATATTTTATGAGAAAATCATAAAaagtatataatttaaattcttAAGGAATTTAAATATAAGGAAAATGACAGACAACATATATCATGTATAATTGTAATTCTTTTTAGACTATGTACAGATACATGTACAGAAACCGAGGATTAAAATGTTATCCATTAAAACCTGTTAAAAATGGCCATAAAAAGTCTTAGTCATTTATTTTTGACAGAACCTTTTATGCAGACTTGTAGTGCTTGTAGTAGTTATCATTTATCATTGTATTTGTTGAATTATATGATACTACATATTGCACATTTCATTGACacgtttatttatattattttcttatttaaaacTTCTGTGACCTAAATgaatttgtttattgttgtaaaataaaatgtgtggtCAGTAGAGGACGCTGTTATCACACTTATAATCTGTTCCTCAGATGCCGGTAGTGGGCACAGTGTTTCGTTGAAAATTATGGACAGTTCATTGAAATACTACAAAGCCGTTGGGTAATGCATATTAAACAAAATCAGAAAATTTCCAACTAATTCTTATTCATCAAAAATGGCTTAAGACATGCAATGATAAAAGTGAGCAATCAGAAAAATATATcacacttacaaataaatagttgaGACACAGAAACCTctcaataaaacaatacattcattttagtttagtaaatatattaattttGCACACAAATTATATTTGTCTACAAATTAAATTACACTTGAAAAATCATTTAAGCACAAGCCTTTAATCAAAATGTTACGATAATACGAAACAATTTCAGATAAGTGTGTAAAACCATCTGACCTGTAAAGTACTATAATTAGTAATTTTCCTATAAAAATTTAACAGCATTGAAGAAGAGAACACAATCCGTAGTCCACACTAAAGGGAAGGTCAATAATGTGACCAGCTCATCAGCAAAGCTCCAATAAATAAGAGCTAGTGTGGTAGAGGGATGCAAGAGGTATATATTTCATTCAGAGACTTTAGCCTGAGAGCACAGGCAAGACTTTTATGAGGGAAATATTAGGAGAGGTGAAATATGAGGCTTGAGAGCTCAGAACTGATTTTAAAGTGCAAGTATCTCTAGATTGCCCAATGCAAGGACTTTACaaacatatatttacaaatataatttttagGAAAATATTTTTCTAGATAATTGCTCACACCAGCTTCCTGCTGATCTGTTTTTATGTGTATTGCAATAAAGCCATTGTGCAGAGTTTGAAATAGAGACAGGCTACAACTAAAGTGCCGTTTATTGGAACagggtgagagagaggggggtGAACCTTTCACATCTAAACAACTGGATGCCTTGcaattttttctaaaaaaaactgttagCTGTAAGATGTTAGCTAACACATGCatctaaattacatttttatattttcagtcTCAAAAACCCTCCTCAGCCATtgtcccccctctctctctctccctctttcggTCTTCAAACAATCAGTGACCTTCCTGTCATCTTTATAACACTTACACAGGTGATCAAATGAAGCCACTTGGCgttgttgctttgaaagttCTCACATTTGACTCACAGCAGCTGTGTTGCACTATTTTGGTTTGGCTTTGGCAGTGTCTGTGACTACAGCCCCTcttcaaacacatacacacacaaatcaaacaCCAGTGACTAATGAACCCTGCTAAACATTCCTCTGCACTGTGTATTTGGATTAAaccataatataataaatatagcaGTGTAATAAAGAGGCTTTAGAGagaattagaaatgaacaaaacTTTCTATTTTCCAGGTCAAAGATTTCCATTtaatctgtcatggttctgttcACAGATCCCAAACAGAACACAGGGGTTAAAAAGTGCTCATGGCATTGAGAAGTCACCCATTGTGCAATAGTTTTGTTACTGTCACAGAAATAGCTCATGCATTTGATGATGTTACCAAGCATAATAAAtcaacactctaaaaaaatccgtaaaaataggacacaatatactgtattaatatgaaggaattttccgtattaatttttacagttgttttattttgcactgcattaaattacattttagcattaacggaaatgtccgtaaaataaaggaaaatgtactggtaattttctgccagtactttatcattttttttatgcaattttttttacagtgaagttaGTATAATGTGTGTTTAAGTTCAGTTGTTTGCTAATACATAAACTGATCAAAATATtacaagaagaaaaacatcCAGCAGCAAGTCAAAAGCAGAATTGAGGTCAGTTGCTTACCATTACATGGTGTATGTTTAAGGATATCATGATGAGAATTGTAGACTTTCATTTTGTTATATCCGTCAAAAGGAGAGCAACTTGTCATATTTCATTAATCATAACAATCCTCTATAGCCTAAAGCCAAATCTGAGATCCTGTAACAGttctgtcatttttcatttaatctaCGCATTCTTATTGGAAACAGTGACCCAGGTCTTAAATTTAGTTATTATTATGCATCAATATTAAACCAAAGGTTAGGCCATTAGTTATTTTCCTAAAAAATATGTCTCATCCACTTTTTAACAAGCGAATATGTATTCATTACAGTACATCACCTTTCATACATTCATAAAAgtctttaaaacaatattttgtcttaagaatTTACAGAACTGTAAAGGGCCTATTTAGCcttttattgtaatatttactaaaatgtgctttttatattaacaaaacaaaatacatttgtgtTGACTTTTGTATGACAAATAGTTTAGGTTCTGTGCTGTCTTACTACTTGATGTCTAATGTAAAATTTGGGCCTGAAGTGAAACCATTGGCAGCCACTGTAACAGAACAAGCCTTGCCATTACAAAGTATGATAATATCGCAGTCTGGAATGCATAAACCAGAATTCCTTTGGTCTTTTATGATTTTGTAAACTATGGAGAAGATAAACTTATAACATGTAACAGTAGATACAATGTAGataattattttacattctGACAGTTGTTTGTATCAAGAAAGCAGAAACTAAGTTTGTTTAAACTTCCAGTACATTTGCCAAGTACAATGGACTAAGACCAGTTCTAGTGCTTACAAGTAGGGAACAAGAGCAAACTGCTACATATAATCCACTGTattatataaaacatgacaacatatgCGTGCATAGACGTGTGTTATTAAAACCATGAAATAAGATTTTCAAAGTGTTCTAATGGTGCTGATGTTACAAAGTTAAAAAGGGAAAGATGCCCATACTGATGTCTTATCAACTCTGTTTTAAGAAAACACACAGCCGGTCGTATCCATTCGCTGCTTACTAACCTTAATTTAATCTCAGCAAGACGGTACATTCGGTTTTTAGAAAGTGGTTGAGCTTTGGCCTCTGAAGACGTTTAAGATTACACATGTGAAACTGAGTCTTTAGCACGGCTTGATGGTCACGCCATGCCTGCCTACTTTTAGCCATGCAAAACTGAAACGCTGAAAGTATTTTAAATGGCCGGGTTATTCATAGCAACATGCACTGTACTATAGTAAAATATTCTACCTAATAAATGTGtataataaatgcatataaGTAAATGAATGCATGGTGATACAGGGTGCTGTTTTAGAGGGAAGCAATAAACAGTGTGTCGGTAAGTTTTCACAAATAATTTTGATAGTGTCTGCACTTTCCAAAAGTCAAATTACACATTCTGTTAATCATTGTTCAATGTAATGTACTATTGCAGTGATTGGTTACATGCATTGAGGAATACACagcaaaacataaacataaccAGAAAAGTTCATTATGATGAAATTGAAACTTCTTTGATAGAGACACAGTTACATGCAGAGCAGTTTATGTGCTAATACAGCAAAAAAAAGGTGAAACATCATGGACGCTTTGATATGCTGATTCAGAATCCATTTTAGATAACCAGATCTTTAGCACTGTACTTGGTTAAGAGAAATATTTTTGTAgcataatgtttaaaaaataaacacacaaaaccatGTAAAGAACAGACAAGTCAACATTTTATTGTACAGATAAATACCATAATATTTCAAATGACAGAAATATGTGGGGCTCTGTGGGCTCAAATGTCCAAACTTTTTTTGCATGGAAGGGTTAAAAAAAGAATTCCTGCATCCTGTTGATCCTCCACATTTCAAATGACACGTGTCTTACTTTTGATGTGTGAGAAACAATGCTTGATATAAAGGATTCAAACTGCTGTTGACAAAATACACTTGTGCATTTCCATAGAAAAATATAATAGAATTCAATAGTGTAAAGGCTGTGTTCTGCAAAAATGCTTACAAATACAATAAacctttaatatataaatgctTTCTTGATTCTGCAACATTTGTTTTAGAAAAATAATTCCTTGTCCTGCACTGTTAGCtttcagaaaatataaaaaagggcCCATTGCGCTGCAAAGTATTTTTTGACGAATGCCCAAAAAATCTAaactaaaatttaaataaaatattttcttaaattcccctgcacaaatttaattttataataacaGGCATTAATGCATTTCACCCCAGACCCCATGCAAACCACAACTAAAAGCAATTGAGGGTGAGAAACTGAGTTTTCCAAAGCCCTTGTAAACTCACCAAACACTGGAAACAATATCTATAAttctatatataataaataaatcttcTTTAATTAAAGAGGGAAAATtcacataaatataaacaaatataagtAATTTCATTAGGACAAAAACACTTACAATATAGTGGCACATTTAAAACCAATTCCCAATGATCAGTCAGAATTTGCATATAACAGATTTAAGACGAAGACATCATCTCTAATGaggctttttcttttttctgatttCTTTTGAGGTAAACAGAAGCACTGTTAAAGACTTTTAAAGGCAACATCCTACTTCCTCAAGCACCACCCCGACTGGGGCACTACCTGAATTCATTCAGTCTTTTGATATCCAAAGTATTCACGGTCACAAACATGCAAGCAAGCCCTTAgccttgattttttttcttcggTTACACATCAAAATTCTCACCTGCTGTCACATGTCATATATGACATTTGAAGCACAATAACTCTTCCACAACATGGCATGCACAATggcatattacataaacacgACAAGTAGTCAATTCCCAGAATTCAATAAATAACACACTTCATAAGACTTTTTCAGTTTTGCCATGATCAGGGTGGGAAAGCGCTCTGCATTGTGGGAAATCGCATATCCAACACAATTTCAtggcaatttgtaactatttacGAAGTCGCTAATTCCTATGAATCTCATTGGtacatttagtttgatttgcTTTCGCCCCAGTCATGTTAGGTTTGGggcttcatttttacatttttttttaaataatcaattGTTTTTCAAATAGTAGGAATTCAAACAAAATTGCCATCTTGGGAAATAGTTACATtgtcctgtgagatcaggttggaataTGACAATCATTCTgacatttcatttctttttttcatctATTGAATGCCAGAATAAATTGGACAAAACTACAAAGCCCCTGATTGGTGAAATATTACAATTTTGTAATTGtacaaaataaatcatattgcacattataaataaatataatcttTTTCCTCATCTAAATTTTTTAACACTACCGTGATaccaaaaactcaaagaaaAGTGGGACTCGTGAAAAGTATATTTTGATTTTGCTTGGTATATAACGCAAACAGGATTTTGATTGCTGTTCACAAAcataaaaggaaagaaaaaagtatacaaaacaaacatgaccATTACAGTACGGTGAGCATCGACTTCCATCAAGAACGTAGCGGATGCTAGAATCGGCTAGATCGGGCAAGGGTTGTGAGTCAGATGGGAGATGCTGGTGTATGCGTTTGGTTTCCTCTAGCCAAGAGCAGCAAGATCAGGAACTTGTGCCCTCCCACTGCAACAAAGTCCCCTGGACGCATTCCGCTGGCACTGCGAGTGCATTTCCCACTTACACGTCAGACGGTAAATGAGTAAGGCAGCTGTTCTTGCCCATCATGCAAAAGTGCATCATCAAACATTTCCAGTAAAGTCTCTGCCAAGAACCAGAGACCTGTGGAGTGGCTTCAGATATTAAGGCTTTCCATCAGCAGATATGATTCACGTTAcaaagtttttccttttttctttttttaacagtgttttCCTTCAATATATTTTACCCTTTTTTAAGCTTTTTCAGAGCCACATGACACTTGACAAGGTCATTTTCAAGGATGATGCCGTGTGTTTCGAACTCCTACAGCTCCCTCTGCCCTTCTGGAGATTCCTTGGTGCCACATGGATTTCATAAAGGTCATTGACACAACTGTGTGGGTTGCCAGCCAGCATCACTAAAGTAATGTAATACAGGGTTAAATTTTGCCATATAAACAGGGGTGGAAATGGCACAGAATCAGACACTCTAGTTGGGGACTAAAAAAGTGCTTCACTATGTCATAGAactgtggtt comes from Triplophysa rosa linkage group LG23, Trosa_1v2, whole genome shotgun sequence and encodes:
- the thtpa gene encoding thiamine-triphosphatase isoform X2, with amino-acid sequence MTVEVERKFVCDAEVMGRLKDIGAKCIGQRQFQDKYFDSPDFILTLQDFWLRCREGLWEMKCPAVLGSKPVNETETLCTRYIEITSFPLVQSEVSRIIKEHTAEGSESNSSQREQIDKVRENEDTDSCPAGDKKWLTDLNLVCFAEFKTERCSYIMEREEGTVRVDLDKADFDYCVGEIEVLVPEGGEINAAVQRITKIAAELGLSCEKKVQGKMDVYLQRYRPDHYTKLLSAHIL
- the thtpa gene encoding thiamine-triphosphatase isoform X1 translates to MGNSLQLCQLHLFYFCLFVDIITLFIFLCLYPAKCIGQRQFQDKYFDSPDFILTLQDFWLRCREGLWEMKCPAVLGSKPVNETETLCTRYIEITSFPLVQSEVSRIIKEHTAEGSESNSSQREQIDKVRENEDTDSCPAGDKKWLTDLNLVCFAEFKTERCSYIMEREEGTVRVDLDKADFDYCVGEIEVLVPEGGEINAAVQRITKIAAELGLSCEKKVQGKMDVYLQRYRPDHYTKLLSAHIL